The Papaver somniferum cultivar HN1 chromosome 3, ASM357369v1, whole genome shotgun sequence genome includes a region encoding these proteins:
- the LOC113362262 gene encoding protein MAINTENANCE OF MERISTEMS-like, whose product MFFGTEKKEKEGGLSDMECRYAAAGYLLYVLASVIFPDSKGNRVSANLLQLLDPLEDVSKYSWGTAIIAHLNGQLSQGSRKLTSQINGNLALIQVWIYDHFPSLIKDNEDVELNPQWSRGSPTGTKYLFTGSQDREQTDALI is encoded by the exons ATGTTTTTTGGgacagaaaagaaggaaaaagaaggagGTCTCTCTGATATGGAATGTCGCTATGCGGCGGCTGGGTatttgttgtatgtccttgcGTCGGTTATATTTCCTGACAGCAAAGGTAACCGGGTGAGCGCCAACCTTCTTCAGCTTTTGGATCCCTTGGAAGATGTGAGCAAGTACTCTTGGGGGACTGCCATAATTGCACACCTGAATGGTCAGCTTTCTCAGGGATCTCGCAAACTAACTTCTCAAATTAATGGGAATTTGGCTCTAATCCAG GTGTGGATTTATGATCATTTCCCATCATTGATCAAAGATAATGAAGATGTGGAACTCAACCCACAATGGAGCAGAGGTAGTCCAACGGGAACCAAATACTTGTTCACTGGTTCTCAAGATAGGGAACAAACTGATGCGTTGATATAA